The following are encoded in a window of Poecile atricapillus isolate bPoeAtr1 chromosome 3, bPoeAtr1.hap1, whole genome shotgun sequence genomic DNA:
- the TDRP gene encoding testis development-related protein produces the protein MWKLNKSSKVLLDDSPEEEETRPRGPPPAAAFAAPQNKDQFLHDEVSSSVSHLATKVQGASFRGWKEVTSMFNKDDEQQLLAGCKSPKSKGTNLKLKEEMKSEKKPGFWDSLVIKQNVPSRKPDEIEGWEPPQITPADSTSDAATPLNDYTAWSGWEDETKGSTKYTNLASSGNSSRWSIKSAGKLVSIRRQSKGNLTDNWEELE, from the exons ATGTGGAAGCTCAACAAGAGCAGCAAAGTTCTGCTGGACGACTCgcccgaggaggaggagacgCGTCCCCGCgggccgccgcccgccgccgccttCGCGGCCCCCCAG AATAAAGACCAGTTTCTTCATGATGAAGTTTCATCTTCAGTGTCACACCTTGCAACAAAG GTTCAAGGTGCCAGTTTTCGGGGTTGGAAGGAAGTGACGTCTATGTTCAATAAAGATGATGAACAGCAATTGCTAGCGGGATGCAAGTCTCCAAAATCCAAAGG AACAAACCTAAAATTAAAGGAGGAGATGAAGTCTGAAAAGAAGCCAGGTTTTTGGGACAGTTTGGTGATAAAGCAGAATGTTCCATCTAGGAAACCGGATGAGATTGAGGGATGGGAACCACCACAGATTACCCCTGCTGACTCTACCAGTGATGCAGCAACTCCTTTAAATGACTATACAGCCTGGTCAGGCTGGGAAGATGAAACCAAAGGCTCCACAAAATACACAAACCTGGCCAGCTCAGGAAACAGTTCCAGGTGGAGTATCAAATCAGCTGGAAAGCTGGTTAGTATTAGACGTCAAAGCAAAGGTAACCTTACTGACAACTGGGAAGAGCTAGAATGA